A stretch of Nitrospinaceae bacterium DNA encodes these proteins:
- a CDS encoding RNA methyltransferase, whose protein sequence is MGQIYIALVHHPVVDRNGRVMASSVTSLDMHDLARAARTYGVRGTFVVHPSAAQRQFIENVTGHFVSGAGRGTHPQRGETLDKQLFVAPDLDVALEAVEVREGCKPLLVGTSALDGESATGYGELARHLRESDQPSLILFGTAWGLAPEVMDRLDFRLPPLRGREDTGFNHLSVRAAAAIILDRLLGDREITAARAAGSEAKGAIS, encoded by the coding sequence ATGGGTCAGATCTACATCGCGCTTGTTCATCATCCGGTGGTGGACCGTAACGGGCGGGTGATGGCTTCCTCGGTGACGAGCCTCGATATGCACGATTTGGCCCGAGCAGCCCGGACCTATGGCGTGAGGGGTACGTTTGTGGTACACCCTTCGGCGGCTCAGAGGCAGTTTATTGAGAATGTCACGGGCCATTTTGTCAGCGGCGCCGGACGAGGGACCCATCCCCAGCGGGGAGAGACCCTGGATAAGCAGCTTTTCGTCGCCCCTGACCTGGATGTGGCGCTAGAGGCTGTCGAGGTCAGAGAAGGCTGTAAACCCTTGCTGGTGGGGACTTCAGCTCTTGATGGCGAGAGCGCTACAGGATACGGGGAACTAGCCCGCCACCTCCGGGAATCGGATCAACCGAGTCTGATTTTGTTCGGAACGGCCTGGGGGCTGGCGCCCGAGGTCATGGATAGGTTAGATTTCAGGCTTCCGCCCCTTCGGGGACGTGAGGATACCGGATTTAATCACTTGTCAGTCAGGGCGGCAGCGGCTATTATCCTGGACCGTCTTCTAGGCGACAGGGAAATAACGGCGGCTAGGGCTGCTGGTTCTGAGGCAAAAGGAGCAATATCTTGA
- the rplS gene encoding 50S ribosomal protein L19, protein MNVIDRIEREGMRKDVPDFGPGDTVRVHVKILEGDKERIQMFEGFVMGRSGGGIRETFRVRKVSYGIGVERIFPVHSPRVDRVEVLRNGRVRRAKLYYLRDRKGKAAQIKEKRRH, encoded by the coding sequence TTGAATGTCATTGATCGCATTGAGCGAGAGGGGATGCGCAAAGATGTCCCCGATTTTGGACCTGGCGACACGGTAAGGGTTCATGTCAAAATTCTTGAGGGTGATAAAGAGCGAATCCAGATGTTCGAGGGATTCGTTATGGGTCGGAGCGGAGGCGGGATCAGGGAAACATTCCGCGTCAGGAAGGTTTCCTACGGCATCGGCGTCGAGCGTATTTTCCCGGTCCACTCTCCTCGGGTGGATAGGGTCGAAGTGTTGCGCAATGGCCGCGTCCGCAGGGCAAAGCTCTATTATCTGCGCGACCGGAAGGGCAAGGCGGCCCAGATTAAGGAAAAGCGCCGGCACTAG
- the trmD gene encoding tRNA (guanosine(37)-N1)-methyltransferase TrmD, protein MRFDVLTVFPDMLETVLDYGVVGRAREQGLVEFKAWDLRDFAEGSYRQVDDTPYGGGGGMVMKPEPLARAIETISADRAPRRIFMTPQGSRFDQKKAEELAEKARPLLFICGRYEGVDERIREEFIDEEISIGDYVLTGGELPALAVIDAVSRLLPGVLGNEDSAANDSFTTGLLDCPHYTRPPEFRGKRVPDVLLSGDHEKIRLWRREEALKRTQARRGDMIERAELSEADRRLLER, encoded by the coding sequence ATGCGCTTTGATGTGCTGACAGTTTTTCCCGACATGCTTGAGACGGTGCTTGACTACGGCGTTGTTGGCCGTGCGCGCGAGCAGGGCTTGGTCGAATTCAAGGCCTGGGACTTGAGAGACTTCGCCGAGGGCAGCTATCGCCAGGTGGACGATACGCCCTATGGCGGCGGAGGCGGCATGGTGATGAAACCAGAGCCTCTGGCGCGGGCAATAGAGACGATTTCCGCTGATCGCGCCCCTCGGCGTATATTCATGACGCCCCAGGGGAGCAGGTTCGATCAGAAAAAGGCGGAGGAGTTGGCCGAAAAGGCGAGACCCCTCCTTTTTATATGCGGGCGCTATGAAGGGGTGGACGAGCGAATTCGCGAGGAGTTTATCGACGAGGAAATTTCGATTGGCGATTATGTCCTGACGGGGGGCGAGCTTCCGGCGCTGGCCGTAATCGATGCGGTGAGTCGTCTTCTGCCCGGGGTGCTGGGCAACGAGGATTCAGCCGCCAACGACAGCTTCACCACGGGGTTGCTGGATTGCCCCCACTACACCCGGCCCCCTGAGTTCAGGGGCAAGCGGGTGCCCGATGTGCTTCTTTCGGGGGACCACGAGAAAATCCGTCTCTGGCGGCGCGAGGAGGCGCTTAAGCGCACCCAGGCTCGCCGGGGCGATATGATTGAGCGGGCCGAGCTCAGCGAGGCGGACAGGCGCCTTTTGGAGCGGTGA